Proteins encoded within one genomic window of Camelina sativa cultivar DH55 chromosome 19, Cs, whole genome shotgun sequence:
- the LOC104764618 gene encoding probable serine/threonine-protein kinase At5g41260, with protein sequence MGCICFKPWRRSPSPSITSTVIDELDNKGEDEGSTCPSFREFSLELLRVATDGFAAGNIVSEHNERVPNIVYKGRLNDGRLIAVKRFQRLSWPDSFEFIEEAQAVGRCRSEHMANLIGCCSEGHERLLVSEYMPNGTLAKHLFHWEKRPMKWEMRLRVALHTAIALDYCNDRGIDLYHDLNTYRILFDKVGNPRLSCFGLMKCSREGKTYSTNLAFAPPEYLRLGTVIPESVTFSFGTLLLDLMSGRHIPPNHALDLFRGKNYLVLMDSALDGQFSDEDRTELIHLASRCLRPEPDERPSIKFLMSALSRLEKRADSWPNVKGENIPSPSYTKPETKQQVRLSPFGEVCWRMDLSGIHELLEKVGYGEDDVVVTNEFSFQMWTGQMQENMDYKKHGDAAFRAKDFETAIEFYTEFMSGAPVVSPTVLARRCLCYLMSDMFREALSDAMQAQVTSPEFSIALYLQATCLLKLGMEAEAKEALRHGSSLEAF encoded by the exons ATGGGCTGCATTTGCTTCAAACCTTGGCGTCGATCGCCTTCTCCGTCGATTACTTCCACCGTCATCGACGAACTAG ATAACAAAGGAGAAGACGAGGGGAGTACTTGTCCCAGTTTCAGGGAATTTAGCTTGGAGCTTTTGAGAGTTGCTACTGACGGTTTCGCCGCCGGCAACATCGTCTCCGAGCACAACGAGAGGGTTCCTAACATCGTATACAAAGGGAGGCTCAACGACGGCAGATTGATCGCCGTCAAACGGTTTCAGAGGCTTTCGTGGCCTGATTCTTTCGAATTCATC gaggAAGCACAAGCTGTGGGGAGGTGTAGGAGTGAGCATATGGCtaatttgattggttgttgCTCAGAAGGTCACGAGAGGCTGCTCGTTTCTGAGTACATGCCTAATGGAACACTCGCAAAGCATCTCTTCCACT GGGAGAAACGACCAATGAAATGGGAGATGAGGCTGAGAGTTGCGTTACATACTGCCATAGCGTTGGATTACTGTAATGATAGGGGAATAGATTTGTACCATGATCTTAACACCTACAGAATATTGTTCGATAAG GTTGGGAATCCCAGGCTGTCTTGCTTCGGTCTAATGAAGTGTAGCCGAGAGGGGAAGACTTATAGCACTAACTTGGCATTTGCTCCTCCTGAATATTTGCGTCTAG GTACTGTGATACCGGAGAGTGTCACATTTAGCTTTGGGACCTTGTTACTGGATCTCATGAGCGGCAGACATATTCCACCGAACCAT GCACTTGACCTGTTCCGTGGCAAAAACTATCTGGTGCTAATGGATTCAGCTCTGGATGGTCAATTCTCTGATGAGGATAGAACAGAACTAATACATCTAGCGTCCCGCTGTTTACGGCCTGAACCAGACGAGAGGCCAAGCATAAAATTTCTCATGTCGGCACTTTCAAGGCTTGAGAAACGAGCTGACTCTTGGCCCAACGTCAAAGGAGAAAACATCCCT AGTCCATCATACACTAAACCTGAAACAAAGCAGCAAGTGCGCTTGAGTCCTTTTGGAGAAGTATGCTGGAGAATGGATCTAAGTGGCATACACGAATTACTCGAGAAAGTCGGATATGGAGAGGATGATGTTGTTGTCACAAACGAG TTCTCATTTCAAATGTGGACGGGTCAAATGCAAGAGAATATGGATTACAAGAAGCACGGGGATGCTGCATTTCGTGCTAAAGAttttgaaaccgcaatcgaatTCTACACAGAG TTCATGAGTGGAGCACCAGTGGTATCACCAACAGTATTAGCAAGAAGGTGTTTATGTTACCTAATGAGCGATATGTTCCGCGAGGCTTTAAGTGACGCGATGCAAGCTCAGGTCACATCACCAGAGTTTTCAATCGCTCTCTACTTACAAGCGACTTGTCTCTTAAAACTTGGGATGGAGGCTGAAGCTAAAGAAGCTCTTAGACATGGCTCTTCTCTCGAAGCTTTTTAG
- the LOC104764619 gene encoding uncharacterized protein LOC104764619 encodes MALHGSGFLCKVSSSVDVTSLFGGSTKLLHLPKSYPIHCNMVSASNAFGLAHLKLQNKEPCSRLRPCQVKREDSNQTADVESISVDENTLKQDLEIAIQEENYVEAAKIRDKLKELQEDNKASVLSANSRFYQSFRNGDLAAMQSLWSKSGNPCCVHPGAKGITGYDYVIESWEFVWMNYDFPLQIELKDVEAHVRGEVGYVTCMEFVKTKGSSSWGAQFVSNVFERIDGQWFICIHHASPVDI; translated from the exons ATGGCGCTTCATGGGTCTGGATTCTTATGCAAA GTTTCAAGCTCAGTAGATGTCACTTCTCTGTTTGGTGGTTCGACGAAGCTGCTTCACTTACCTAAATCTTATCCCATTCATTGCAACATGGTTTCAGCCAGCAATGCATTTGGGTTGGCTCATCTCAAGCTGCAAAACAAAGAACCGT GCTCTCGTCTTAGGCCTTGTCAAGTGAAACGCGAGGACAGTAACCAAACTGCAGATGTTGAGAGCATATCAGTGGATGAGAACACGTTGAAGCAAGATCTCGAGATTGCGATCCAGGAAGAAAACTACGTGGAGGCAGCTAAAATACGGGACAAACTAAAAGAGCTTCAAGAAGACAACAAAGCCTCTGTTTTGTCAGCTAATTCTAGGTTCTACCAATCTTTCAGAAACGGGGACTTAGCTGCGATGCAATCTCTGTGGTCAAAATCCGGTAACCCCTGCTGTGTCCATCCAGGAGCCAAAGGCATAACAGGGTATGATTATGTGATTGAAAGCTGGGAATTTGTGTGGATGAACTATGATTTTCCGTTACAGATCGAGCTGAAAGATGTCGAGGCTCATGTCCGAGGCGAAGTAGGTTATGTAACGTGTATGGAGTTTGTGAAGACAAAAGGGAGTAGTAGTTGGGGAGCTCAGTTTGTTTCGAATGTGTTTGAACGGATTGATGGCCAGTGGTTTATATGCATTCACCATGCTTCTCCTGTTGATATTTGA